Proteins encoded by one window of Lathyrus oleraceus cultivar Zhongwan6 chromosome 1, CAAS_Psat_ZW6_1.0, whole genome shotgun sequence:
- the LOC127094529 gene encoding ubiquitin-like-specific protease 1D: MHSNPLSFTFSHSTIVFFTNSITISYAHVRNHQVSPTISDYHFFNTYFYKKLKEVVSCNDSNRNTLFEKFRRWWKSVNIFQKAYVVIPIHQDLYWSLSIICFPNKEDESGPIILHLDSLGLHSSRSFFENIKIYLIEERNYLSKECMSSDVPIANRIWKSLSSTIETIIMKVPQQKNEYDCGLFVLYFIRRFMEKAPDRLKKKNLAMFSKKWLKPEEASSLRAKIHKLLVAELHSSVKPGGINESSPSSACDVSYPNFFLYHKVLIGGLMTI; the protein is encoded by the exons ATGCATTCCAATCCACTTTCTTTTACATTTTCACATTCAACCATTGTTTTTTTTACAAATTCAATAACAATTTCGTACGCACATGTCC GCAATCACCAAGTATCTCCTACAATATCAGACTACCATTTTTTCAACACATATTTCTACAAGAAACTTAAAGAAGTTGTTTCCTGCAACGATAGTAACAGAAACACACTATTTGAAAAGTTCAGAAGGTGGTGGAAGAGTGTAAATATTTTTCAGAAGGCATATGTTGTGATTCCAATACACCAGGATCTTTATTGGAGCTTGAGCATTATTTGTTTCCCCAACAAAGAAGATGAATCGGGACCAATAATACTTCATTTGGACTCTTTGGGGCTTCACTCTAGTcgatcattttttgaaaacattAAAATCTATTTGATAGAAGAAAGGAACTATTTGAGTAAGGAATGCATGTCATCAGATGTTCCGATTGCAAACAGAATATGGAAGTCTCTTTCTAGTACAATTGAAACTATAATCATGAAGGTTCCCCAACAAAAGAATGAGTATGACTGTGGTCTTTTTGTGTTGTACTTCATTAGGCGTTTCATGGAAAAGGCACCCGATCGACTGAAAAAGAAAAATTTAGCAATGTTTAGCAAGAAATGGTTGAAACCTGAAGAAGCGTCCAGTTTGAGAGCGAAAATCCACAAGTTGCTTGTAGCAGAACTACACAGTTCAGTCAAGCCTGGTGGTATCAATGAGTCATCCCCTTCATCTGCTTGCgatgtgtcataccccaattttttCCTTTATCATAAAGTTTTAATTGGTGGTCTCATGACCATTTGA